The following are encoded together in the Gordonia insulae genome:
- a CDS encoding lipase family protein: MMRTRSYTVALRFRGGALALGVAALLVAAPPGPATGEPPNMMPVPPQVPHAINGAVPPPPFPRLSRIPLRAQAKGFGHRVLELREAILPSATGDPMFDRWPADLSSMQPGQVIATRDVTGTAAPVVTAPIARARLVKFRSTDATGAPSFGTATVLVPRTPHRGGPRPILVNNLPIDSLGTACNPGYTLAHGFSIATNVTDLLPPTTQLALARGYGVIIPDHQGPRMAYAEPVVAGHVVLDAIRATLALDPKAFGRSRIAMTGYSGGAIATNGATKLLGSYAPELAQRVVGAALGGVPADFRLLVGSMNANLATGIFHAATFGIARERTEILPLANDFAQWLATSPLKNVCTIPAAIAGQTFWPMQLLSSDPDPFHSPVAERIYRVTRMSDRKSVVPLYIYQGTHEWWIPAAGARALYREQCRLGARAAYREVFGEHVSAAVIGYPAAIDWLDRRLRGVPAPDECR, translated from the coding sequence ATGATGCGGACACGCTCTTACACTGTCGCCCTGCGTTTCCGGGGTGGTGCACTCGCCTTGGGCGTGGCCGCACTCCTGGTCGCCGCGCCGCCGGGGCCTGCCACCGGCGAACCACCCAACATGATGCCGGTCCCACCTCAGGTGCCGCACGCGATCAACGGCGCCGTTCCACCGCCTCCGTTCCCACGCCTCTCCCGAATCCCGTTGCGCGCACAGGCAAAAGGGTTCGGGCACCGAGTACTGGAGTTGCGGGAGGCCATACTGCCGTCTGCGACCGGCGATCCGATGTTCGACCGTTGGCCGGCCGATCTGTCATCGATGCAACCAGGTCAGGTGATCGCCACACGAGATGTGACCGGGACGGCTGCTCCGGTGGTGACCGCACCCATCGCACGCGCCCGACTCGTGAAGTTCCGCAGCACGGACGCGACGGGCGCACCGTCATTCGGCACGGCGACCGTCCTGGTCCCACGTACGCCGCATCGCGGCGGACCGCGGCCGATACTGGTCAACAATCTCCCCATCGATTCACTCGGCACCGCGTGCAACCCTGGATACACACTCGCCCATGGCTTCTCGATTGCGACCAATGTGACCGATCTGCTGCCTCCGACCACCCAACTCGCATTGGCCCGCGGCTATGGCGTGATCATCCCCGATCACCAGGGCCCGCGGATGGCCTACGCCGAGCCGGTGGTCGCCGGTCACGTGGTCCTCGACGCGATTCGCGCAACCCTCGCCCTGGACCCGAAGGCGTTCGGGCGGTCCAGGATCGCGATGACGGGGTACTCCGGTGGCGCGATCGCCACCAACGGTGCGACCAAGCTCCTCGGGAGCTACGCACCGGAGCTCGCCCAGCGCGTGGTCGGCGCCGCCCTCGGCGGGGTACCGGCCGATTTCCGGCTGCTCGTCGGCAGCATGAACGCCAACCTCGCGACCGGCATCTTCCATGCGGCGACGTTCGGCATCGCCCGGGAGCGGACCGAGATCCTGCCGTTGGCGAACGATTTCGCCCAATGGTTGGCCACCTCACCACTCAAGAACGTGTGCACCATCCCGGCCGCGATCGCCGGCCAGACGTTCTGGCCGATGCAGCTGCTGTCCAGCGATCCGGACCCGTTCCATTCCCCGGTCGCCGAACGCATCTATCGCGTCACCCGCATGTCGGACCGCAAATCGGTTGTCCCCCTGTATATCTACCAGGGCACGCACGAGTGGTGGATTCCCGCGGCGGGCGCCCGGGCCCTGTACCGCGAGCAGTGTCGTCTGGGCGCGCGGGCCGCCTACCGCGAGGTGTTCGGCGAGCATGTGTCGGCCGCGGTCATCGGCTACCCGGCGGCCATCGACTGGCTCGACCGACGTCTGCGCGGCGTACCGGCGCCCGACGAGTGCCGTTAG